The sequence below is a genomic window from Croceicoccus marinus.
ACGGTATCGATGCTGCCATCGGCGAATCGCAGCGTCAGCGCGGGCTGCGCCGAAGCGGCGGCGCGGCTGGTCACCGTCTCGCCATTCGCGCCCGTCACCACGGCATAGCCGCGCTCCAGCGGCGCATAGGGGTCGAGTTGGCTAAGCAGCCGCGCGGTGGCCGACAATTGCTCGGCCCGGCGCGTCTGGATGCGTGATACCAGCACGCGCATGTCGGGGGCAGAGGCCAGCCGCCGCCGCTCCTGCGCGACCATGCGGGTCAGGACGGCAGGCCGCAGGAAACCGCCCGCTTCGGACAATCGCCCCTGCGCCCGCGCCGCCCGCGTCGCAAGGCCGCGCCGCAGCCTTTCGCCCAGATCGTCGATGCGCTGGCCGCGTTCGGCCACGATTGCGCGCGGATCGGGCAGGCGCTGGCTCCAGTTCTCAAGCCTTTCGCGCGCCAGCAGCACGGGCCGCTGCACCCCGCGCCGTTTGCGAAGGCGCAGCTCCATCAGCATGTTGAGCAGCTCGGTACGCACCGGCACCGCCAGTTCCGCCGCGGCGGTCGGCGTCGGCGCGCGCAGGTCTGCGGCGTAATCGGCCAATGTCGTATCGGTCTCATGCCCCACGGCAGAGATGACGGGGATCGGACTCTCGGCAATGGCGCGCACCGCCACTTCCTCGTTGAAGGCCCACAGATCCTCGATCGAGCCGCCGCCGCGCGCGACGATCAGCACATCGGGGCGCGGAACGGGACCGTCTTCGGGGATTGCGCCGAACCCGCGCACCGCTGCCGCGACCTGCTCGGCCGCGCCCTTGCCCTGCACCATCACCGGCCACACCAGCACCCGGCTGGGGAACCGGTCCGCCAGACGGTGCAAGATGTCGCGAATCACCGAACCGGTGGGCGACGTCACGACGCCGATCACCTGAGGCAGGAAGGGGAGCCGCCGCTTGCGTTCGGGCGCGAACAGCCCCTCGGCGTCCAGCCTTGCCTTCAGCTTCTCCAGCAGCGCCAGCAGCGCGCCCTCGCCCGCGATCTCCATCGAATCGACGACGATCTGGTACTTGCTGCGCCCGGGATAGGTCGTCACCTTGCCGGTCGCGACCACCTCGATCCCGTCCTCGGGCCGGAACGACAGGCGCTGCGCATTGCCGCGCCACATCACCGCGTCGATCACGGCATTGTCGTCCTTGAGGCAGGCATAGAAATGCCCGCTCGCCGCGCGTTTCACGCCCGACAATTCGCCGCGCAGCCGTACATGGCCGAAGCGGTCCTCGACCGTGCGCTTCAGCGCGTTCGAGATTTCGGACACGGTGAGCGGCTCGGCGTTGTCGCCCGGACGCTGCCGCGCTAGGAGCGGCGCTTCTTCACCAAGGCCCGAACTATCGGCGGAATTATCGTAGGAACTGCGCGGCAATGAATATCCTCTTGATCGGCTCGGGCGGGCGCGAACATGCGCTGGCATGGAAGCTGGCGCAATCCCGGCTTCTGCAGAACGGCGACAGGCTGTTCGCCGCGCCGGGCAATCCGGGCATGGCCGATTGCGCCGCGCTCGTCACGCTGGACGTGGCCGATCATGCACAGGTCATGCGCTTTTGCGAAGAGCGCGAGATCGGCCTCGTCGTCGTCGGCCCCGAAGCACCGCTGGTCGCGGGGCTTGCCGACGACCTGCGCGGCGGGGGCGTCGCGGTGTTCGGACCCAGCGCGGCGGCAGCGCAGCTCGAAGGGTCCAAGGCTTTCACCAAGGCGCTGTGCGACGAGATGGACATCCCCACCGCCGCCTATGCGAAAGCCGAAAGCCTGGACGATGCGCTGGCGGCCTTGGACGGCTTCTCCGTCCCCGTCGTCATCAAGGCCGATGGTCTCGCTGCGGGCAAGGGCGTGATCATCGCCGAAAGCGCCGATGAAGCGCGCGAGGCACTGGAAGACATCTTTGGCGGCCGCTTCGGCAGCGCGGGGGCCAGCGTGGTGATCGAGGAATTCCTGACGGGCGAGGAAGCGAGCTTCTTCGCTTTGACCGACGGCAGCACCATCGTCCCCTTCGGATCGGCGCAGGACCACAAGCGCGTGGGCGAAGGCGATAGCGGCCCCAACACCGGCGGGATGGGCGCCTACAGCCCCGCGCCGGTGCTGACCGGCCTGCTGGAGGGCGAGGTGATCGAGAAGATCATCGCCCCCACCGTCAGCGGCATGGCCGCGCGCGGCACGCCCTATTGCGGGGTGCTCTACGCCGGGCTGATGCTGACGAAGGAAGGCCCCAAGCTGATCGAATACAACTGCCGCTTCGGCGATCCCGAATGCCAGGTGCTGATGATGCGGCTTGAGGACGACCTGGGCGAATTGCTATTGGCGGCGGCGGAATACCGGCTGGCGGCCCTGCGCCCGCCGCGCCTGTCGCATCAGACCGCGCTGACCGTGGTGATGGCGGCCAGCGGCTATCCCGACACGCCCGAAAAGGGCGGCGCGATCAGTGGGCTGGACGCGGCGGAAGCGACCGGCGCAAAGGTCTTCCACGCGGGCACGAAGCTCGACGGCGAGACGCTGGTCGCAAGCGGAGGCCGCGTGCTGAACGTCACCGCCAGCGGCGCGAACGTGACGCAGGCGCAGGCAGCCGCCTATCGCGCGGTCGACGCCATCGATTTCCCCACCGGCTTCTGCCGCCGCGACATCGGCTGGCGCGAAATCGCGCGCGAGGCGAAGGGCTGAAGCGCTAGCCCAACCGCTCGCGCACGAGTTCGGTCAGGTTCGCCTCGGGCCTTGCGCCATAATGGCTGATGATCTCGGCCGCCGCGACCGCGCCCAGCGTCAGGCAGTCCTTCAGGCTCTTGCCCTGCACATGGCCGTGGAGGAACCCCGCGGCAAAGCTGTCGCCCGCGCCGGTCGTGTCGACGACCTTGTCGACCGGCTCGGCAGGCACTTCGGCGCGCTCGTCGCCGCGGATCGCCAGCGCGCCCTTTTCGCTGCGCGTCACCACCAGCACCGGCAGTTTCGGCGCCAGCCACTCGATCGCCTTTTCCAGGTCGTCCGCTCCGGTCAGGGCCATCGCCTCGCCCTCGTTCGCGAATAATATGTCGATCTCGCCCCGCCCGATCATCGCGCGGAAATCGTCGCCGTGCCGATCCAGCAGGAATTCGTCGGACAGGGTGAACGCCACCTCGCGCCCCGCTTCGCGCGCGCATTCGATCGCGCCCTGCATCGCGGTGCGCGGCGCATCCGGATCCCACAGATAGCCTTCGAGATAGAGCACCTTGGCGTCGGCCACCAGTTCGGGATCGATCGACGCCGCCGACAGATGCTGCGACGCACCCAGGAACGTGTTCATCGTACGCTGCCCGTCGGGCGTGACCAGCACCAGGCAGCGCGCGCTCGGCGGCTCGCCTTCACGCGGGGCGGTGGCATAGAAGATGCCGGACGAGCGGATGTCATGCGCGAACACGCTGCCTAGCTGGTCGTTCGCGACCTGCCCGATAAAGGCGCAGCGGCTGCCCAGCGCGGCAAGCCCCGCGCATGTATTGGCCGCCGACCCACCCGAAACCTCTCGCCCCGGCCCCATGTTGGCATAAAGCGCCTCGGCCTCGGCCGTATCGACCAGCCGCATCGCGCCCTTGTCCAGCGCGTGTTCGGCCAGGAAACCGTCGTCGCAAGTGGCGATCACGTCCACGATGGCATTGCCGATGGCAAGAACGTCGAAGCGAGGCTGGGTCATGTTGGTCCTTATGGAGAGCGGCGCGGCAGACAGGCCTGCGCCCGGATCGTGGATGTCGGCTTGGCTATCGGCGTAATTCGTTGACAGCAAGCCCTTCAGGCCATCTACCCTTTCGGCCCATGCAGGTTCCATCCGACACTCGCTCCGCACTGACAGGTCATGCGCTGCAGACGCTGTCGCTGATGGGCGCTTTCGCGCTGGGCGCGGCGCAGATGGCGGACCGGCGCGTGATCCGGGTGCTGGTGAAAAGCGCGCTGGTGTCGCTGGCGCTGCTGGCACTGGTGTTCTGGGGCGGGTTCGCCGCGTTCGATGCGGGGATCGAATGGCTGGCGGGCACGCAAAGCGCGTGGATCGCGGGGCTGGGCCAGCTTGTCGCGGCGATCGCCGCCGTGCTGTGCGCTTGGCTGGCCTGGCGCATCGTCGCGATGGCCGTGCTCAATTTCTACGCGGACGAGATCGTTTCGCTGGTCGAGGAACGGCATTACCCCGCGTTCAAACCGCGCGACATTCCGCTTTCCGAGGAAATCGCCATGGCGCTGAAAGGCGCGGCGCGCGCGCTGGCATTCAACGCGCTGGCGCTGCCGATCGCGCTGGCATTGGCGGTCACGGGGGTGGGCACCGCCATCGTGTTCATCACCGTCAATGCCTTCCTTCTGGGCCGCGAATTGCAGGACATGGTCTGGGCGCGCCATCCGAAAGGCGCCGTTCCTGCCGCCCCTGGCCGGAAGAGCCGGGGTATTGCACCTCTCGCCGCATCCACCCGTTTCCTGCTGGGGCTGGCGGTGGTAGGGCTGCTCGCCATTCCGGTCGCGAACCTGCTGGCGCCTTTCCTGGGCGCGGCAGCCGCAACCCACCTTGTCCACCGCGCCGCCGCGCGCAGAGCCGGGAATTCCCGAGACGGCCATGATGCCCTTTAGATTTCAAGGCAATCTGATTGCCGCGCTGGCGCTCGTGCCCGCGCTTGCCGCCTGTGCCCCTTCGGTCAAGCAGACGCGTCCCGCCCGTCCGGCGGCAACGCAGCCCGTCCCGCCGCAGCAGGCCCCCGCCACCCCGCCGACCGGCTTTCGCGCGG
It includes:
- the xseA gene encoding exodeoxyribonuclease VII large subunit produces the protein MPRSSYDNSADSSGLGEEAPLLARQRPGDNAEPLTVSEISNALKRTVEDRFGHVRLRGELSGVKRAASGHFYACLKDDNAVIDAVMWRGNAQRLSFRPEDGIEVVATGKVTTYPGRSKYQIVVDSMEIAGEGALLALLEKLKARLDAEGLFAPERKRRLPFLPQVIGVVTSPTGSVIRDILHRLADRFPSRVLVWPVMVQGKGAAEQVAAAVRGFGAIPEDGPVPRPDVLIVARGGGSIEDLWAFNEEVAVRAIAESPIPVISAVGHETDTTLADYAADLRAPTPTAAAELAVPVRTELLNMLMELRLRKRRGVQRPVLLARERLENWSQRLPDPRAIVAERGQRIDDLGERLRRGLATRAARAQGRLSEAGGFLRPAVLTRMVAQERRRLASAPDMRVLVSRIQTRRAEQLSATARLLSQLDPYAPLERGYAVVTGANGETVTSRAAASAQPALTLRFADGSIDTVPAGGAAPAPAPAMAPALAPAPAPRPSAPRKRRDEGTDSTADGKPRQQSLF
- the purD gene encoding phosphoribosylamine--glycine ligase; this encodes MNILLIGSGGREHALAWKLAQSRLLQNGDRLFAAPGNPGMADCAALVTLDVADHAQVMRFCEEREIGLVVVGPEAPLVAGLADDLRGGGVAVFGPSAAAAQLEGSKAFTKALCDEMDIPTAAYAKAESLDDALAALDGFSVPVVIKADGLAAGKGVIIAESADEAREALEDIFGGRFGSAGASVVIEEFLTGEEASFFALTDGSTIVPFGSAQDHKRVGEGDSGPNTGGMGAYSPAPVLTGLLEGEVIEKIIAPTVSGMAARGTPYCGVLYAGLMLTKEGPKLIEYNCRFGDPECQVLMMRLEDDLGELLLAAAEYRLAALRPPRLSHQTALTVVMAASGYPDTPEKGGAISGLDAAEATGAKVFHAGTKLDGETLVASGGRVLNVTASGANVTQAQAAAYRAVDAIDFPTGFCRRDIGWREIAREAKG
- a CDS encoding EI24 domain-containing protein; this encodes MQVPSDTRSALTGHALQTLSLMGAFALGAAQMADRRVIRVLVKSALVSLALLALVFWGGFAAFDAGIEWLAGTQSAWIAGLGQLVAAIAAVLCAWLAWRIVAMAVLNFYADEIVSLVEERHYPAFKPRDIPLSEEIAMALKGAARALAFNALALPIALALAVTGVGTAIVFITVNAFLLGRELQDMVWARHPKGAVPAAPGRKSRGIAPLAASTRFLLGLAVVGLLAIPVANLLAPFLGAAAATHLVHRAAARRAGNSRDGHDAL
- a CDS encoding adenosine kinase, which produces MTQPRFDVLAIGNAIVDVIATCDDGFLAEHALDKGAMRLVDTAEAEALYANMGPGREVSGGSAANTCAGLAALGSRCAFIGQVANDQLGSVFAHDIRSSGIFYATAPREGEPPSARCLVLVTPDGQRTMNTFLGASQHLSAASIDPELVADAKVLYLEGYLWDPDAPRTAMQGAIECAREAGREVAFTLSDEFLLDRHGDDFRAMIGRGEIDILFANEGEAMALTGADDLEKAIEWLAPKLPVLVVTRSEKGALAIRGDERAEVPAEPVDKVVDTTGAGDSFAAGFLHGHVQGKSLKDCLTLGAVAAAEIISHYGARPEANLTELVRERLG